In the genome of Mucilaginibacter terrenus, one region contains:
- a CDS encoding IS110 family transposase, which translates to MGKFMFYVGIDVSRNKLDFAILRSQKILYHKEIANTVDSVQALLSELQTVSGFALKKTVFGIEHTGIYTSHLLTVLKKAKANVVLEDALEIRNSLGKTRGKYDKLDAIRIATYLFKCKEDLTLWQPRRQVIEDLHHLSTLRSRLIGMSNAMKMPLKELKAFLRPELSDKHDLLCYGTMQSLKKDIESIDALIINTVKGDHRISRLYDIITSIPNVGPVTALLMIVTTNEFKDITDPKKYASYAGIAPFKKESGIVKGKSMVSHLANKRAKAILHIIAMSSISTKSELRDYYIRKTEVDGKPKMAVLNAIRNKLILRIFACVHQDRLYEKNYDRSNYQNDNKSTKPFI; encoded by the coding sequence ATGGGAAAATTTATGTTTTATGTTGGCATAGATGTGTCACGCAATAAGCTCGATTTTGCCATACTAAGAAGTCAGAAGATTCTATATCACAAAGAAATTGCTAATACAGTTGATAGTGTTCAGGCACTTCTTTCTGAATTACAAACTGTTTCAGGCTTCGCATTGAAGAAAACCGTTTTCGGAATAGAGCATACTGGAATTTACACTTCGCACCTATTAACAGTTTTGAAAAAAGCTAAAGCTAATGTAGTACTTGAAGATGCTCTAGAGATTAGAAATTCTTTAGGAAAGACCAGAGGTAAATATGACAAACTTGATGCGATACGCATAGCAACTTACTTGTTTAAATGCAAGGAGGACTTAACACTATGGCAACCACGCAGACAAGTCATAGAAGATTTGCACCATCTATCAACCTTACGATCTCGGCTGATAGGTATGAGCAATGCGATGAAAATGCCATTAAAAGAATTGAAGGCCTTTTTAAGGCCGGAGTTATCTGATAAACATGATCTCCTTTGCTATGGTACTATGCAGTCTCTTAAAAAAGATATTGAATCCATAGACGCATTAATAATTAACACTGTTAAAGGAGATCATCGGATAAGTCGCCTATACGATATTATAACTTCTATTCCAAATGTAGGCCCGGTTACTGCGTTACTGATGATTGTTACCACTAATGAGTTCAAAGATATAACTGACCCTAAAAAGTATGCTTCTTACGCTGGAATTGCACCCTTTAAAAAAGAGTCAGGGATAGTCAAAGGGAAATCAATGGTGTCTCATCTTGCTAACAAAAGAGCTAAAGCAATTCTCCACATCATTGCGATGTCCAGCATATCTACAAAATCAGAACTGAGAGATTATTACATTAGGAAAACTGAGGTTGACGGGAAGCCAAAAATGGCTGTTTTGAACGCTATAAGAAATAAGCTAATTCTAAGGATTTTTGCCTGCGTTCATCAGGACAGGCTTTACGAGAAAAACTATGATAGGTCAAATTATCAAAATGATAATAAAAGTACTAAACCATTCATTTAA